Part of the Polyodon spathula isolate WHYD16114869_AA chromosome 18, ASM1765450v1, whole genome shotgun sequence genome, ttaatttaattttacattaccAGAGCTGcttgttaataaataatttacagttgacattacttttatttatttttaactagaaGTTTATAAAACCAAGGACCATCAAATCTTACCTCTTACATGCAGTATCTTCACTGGTCCCCTTTTTCTTCTGGTGAAGATGATTtggtctttgtgtgtttttttttttttaatttttatttgggatatgcaaaaaaaatttttaaatgaCCCTATTGATGGATCCTAATAATTTCCTACTCCAGTGGTCTAGATACAGTCAAACTATATAACCAACTgcacaggtaccaggatgcagcagtttatctagtATGTATTTGAAGTGTTTGTATAACCTGAATTTTAGATAAAGGTCCAGTGGTAATGTTAATAAAGTCAATGgtggaaaatagattttaaaactttAGATAGCCATTCTTATTAAAAAGCTTCATTGTTCAAAATACTATACCATTTTTACTTAGGAGTGTGGTAATATAGTAAAACGTGAATATCTGCATGTAAATAatattctgggttttttttacaGCTAAGAATGTGAAAGACAATGAAGTGGAAATGAAAGATTCGGCATTAGGAGAGACTGACATAaggctttaataaatgtttatttaataaatagttAATGTCTTACTCCAGTGAACAGGAAAATCCCAAATAATTTAAATGACTTAAGACCATCATGACTAGCATACAGCTTCTGTTAGTGTGGCAATTTAGACAGTTGGCTATGAATTTATTGTGTATAAATGCTTTGTTATTTCTTTCCTTTCCTCATAGGGTCATATGATTAAGGATATTGTTTTAACTGTCTACATCTGTGGAAACAGTATTTCTGAGTGCATGCCTAGCTGCAATCAATTACATCTAAAATACAATCTTGGGGTCAAgacagaaacattttcaaaatgtgaacTTTCCTGCATGAAGAATCAGAGATTCGTCCTAGaacaggttatactttttttcTGTCCTAAGTATGAAATAATTTTCTTTTCCTTAAGCAAGTGTAAGTAGACTACAGAACAAGATGAAGCATAATTTGAATGTTATGTTTTTTCAGAGTTCCTGACAATGCTTTGTTGCGCTGTATTGTATCTACAATATGAATTATTTAAAGTCATTTGGCAATATTCCTGTTCCCTCTGAGGGTGGGGTGGAGGggaagaacaaacaaaacattttgtaaattattttcatGGGCTCAAATATAACATTTGTTGCTGTTGTATGAACTCCTCTCTGTTGTATGATCAGCACCACACCACTAACCTTTCCAGTGGCTGGACAGATACGCTGATCAATCTAGAGCAAAGCAAGTCACTTGGAGAACTGTTACGTTTTTCTGATGTGTTTTGTAATCCAGTCTGGAAGGACAATGGGCTAAATTCTCCAAAGCGCTTCCCCTTGAAAgttacaataattaataataataataataataataataataataataataataataataatccagctgCTTTGGACTAAAAAGTAGAGAATCTAGCACCATTGTTTTTCTATGCCTTATGCACCTTTtagtattatattttgttttatgaaagtgCTAAAACAATTCAAGCAGGCTTACAGATTTTAGTATCCAAAAAAATGTTAtgcttttctttcattattaATCTATATTTTCTCTGTTACTAATAAGTGcattcttatttatttagtataaaaacatgtattttacattGTGGAAGATTAATTTCAAACATTGTGTTTCTAGTCTGCGCTCTCAATATACCTCCGCTACCAAGGAAAGTTTAGTAACCGTAATTATCTTATACTTTCCTTTTTGCCAGTCTTTAAATGTGACAACAACTTACTGATCTCCAGAAAGATAATGGAGTTTGGCTTGTGCTGTTGAATACAACTGCCTTCACATTTCCTTAAAATCACATCAGTGCCTATTGTAAAGCACTGTGATCCCCTGAATGGTTTCTATCTTTATATCACTGTGACCAGTGCAGAGCCAACCAATCCTGTCTCCTGATCCACTTCCAAGTTGATTACATACACTGATTGAGCTAAAGCTTGAAACTTTcagtgcaattaaaaacaaaagcaattgaagttcaagagtttttattttgcattacccCTCCAccacaaagagaaaataaaatatttaaagggcACGGTTCCATACCGGGTTCACAACTTTAAACAATATCAAATGTCACAAAGCTAAACTACTCAATGGAAACTAATGTTGTTTAAAGATGgtgttcacataaaaaaaaaaaagatgcagtgtagAAAAAATGCATAATTGAGCCTATGTTAGATACGACATACACAGAAAAATGTGGCAATAGTTAAGTTTGTGTCTGTTTTAGTATACCCTCGTAAAGGTATGCCATGGCAAAgcgaaacacactttaaaatattacatttttgatgAGCATCTTAAAAACCCTTGTCCTTTTAAGTGTTGACTGACTCAAACACTTGAAGCGGTTATGTTTTTTATGGATAGTACCTGTGATGTAAATAGATTAAATGAAGATCCAGTTTAGCCTTTTAAGATGCAAAGTTAATTCAAactaaatagtaaaaaaaaaaaaggtttgaaaacatGCCATCCACATTGAACTGGACTCTTAAAGACAAAGCATGTTTAAGCAGTGTTGACTACTACTGTACTTTGagcatctttatacagtataatgtagAATGCACAAAATGCTTTCTCTCAGTTTTGGGGCAACAAGCTCTTTAAAAGATGTCAAAACAAACTCACAAATCCTCCTGTTATATCATTTGGAGGTAAAGCTATTTTAACACGGCTATAACACAGTATACTGTAACAGAAGAAAATGCGTAAATAAgggatttttttaaactatagtgagcatcaaaagaaacatatctctTATATTTGAGtgtcaaaagaaacatatcacttacatttgagcctcaaaagaaacttgtcacttatatttggataaaattcactaggtGTGATTGAAAAATGGCAcacactgttttagagcaggtgcagtgactttttattgtgctgattaacaatatGACACCACggagatgctgcaaaatgatctgtcgatcttgggcaggtgttgtgactcttggtctcccagttcatagcctgtcattgacagagtgtgtctagTTATACTGTCTTGCTAGGTTTGAAACTGCTGACTGcacacccaagacggcgagccacagtgcgctgctctagtccagcctccaataTACCAATTGTACGAAGTCGCTGCGGTCTTTACAGAcatgttttattgcttttattcaagctgaaatcactccatatctagtgtccaatcaactgtcacTAATTActtgattaagtgcatatgcttcagtcatagtcactcaagtgtgtcatggtcgaggatgaatgatcgagtgattataatagtgataagtttcttttgacagacacacacacacacacacacacacacacacacacacatatatatatatatatatatatatatatatatgtgtgtgtgtgtgtgtatgtgtgtgtgtgtgtgtgtgtgtgtgtatatatatatatatatatatatatatatatatatatatatatatatatatatatataaataacaacaatgaCACAAAAGCTTCTTGGCACATGTACGAATTACAAAACAACTACAGTACTTAAATAATACGTTCTGGCTAAGACAGCATTATGCATATcataaaactacaaaagcaacttttaactatgtatttttttttcttgagaaaaGTTTAAATGAGATATTCTTAAACCCTTAACAAGGGTTGTTTTTCCTGCACATTTTCTTCTTACTCATTGTTGGTAAATATCCCAGCCTCCCAACGAAGTGCCATTTCACTCTTGCGACGAGACCCTGCTGCAGCCTCCAGAAACTGCCAAGAGATGGTTGTGtaattgtataaatatttcaacatttgtaatttaatttctgaTATTGACAGTTGGTCGCAAAGAGAACTAACTGACAACGATTTATTTCTTAAACTAAAGTTTTCATCTTTATTGTATGTTCCTGTAGCATTATAGTGTGtattgtgaatttaaataaattatcctAGCTATGGGTATgtccaattaaaaatatattttttactaacCTTACGATCACACCTCAGAGGTGAttggtccatgtttttaaatgaagatttcATAGGTGACGAAGGGGAGGATCTACATCTCAAAGGCATTTCtatgaaaaaaagatttgacAACAAAAGAAAGGTTTAAAAATGCACATGGTAATTTCCTTGGGTATTGATCAACATGCCAGACATCTTCCATTGATGGTTTAGCAATCTTAAATTAATTTTGTCATTTTAGTCTTTCTGCCAACATTGATTGCTTACCTGCTTTATCAAACGAGAAGGGGTCCAGTAAGTTTGGAGATGCCAGTGCAGTGCTGTATCCGGTCTTCTCATTTGAATAAAGACTGGCCCTTTGTCTTTGCAATTCTTCTTCTCTCTGTGTCGCTATTTTAATCTCCTGGTCGACTAGAGACAGAGAACTCCTGGAACGTAGCTTGAAGAAAGGGTTGCTGTGAATAGTATTTTCTTGGCTGTCTTGTGCAGCAGATAGACAAAACTCGGATGCACTGCGTATGATCAGGTTTGATGTTTCTAGTATGATCACACTTGCTGTCTCTGGGGGCCACTCATTTTGTTTCTTGCGTACAGGAGAAACGGGGTGATCTTTTCCACACTGTCTTGCAGGGGAGAGAAAGGAGTCATGCTCCAGTATAATAACGTTTTCTGCAGACAACTCATGATATAGAGGCCCACGTGACAGTGACCTCTGCATTTTACACTGATCTTGTGTTTGATTTATCTTCCTTTTCTCATCTATTTCCTGGGACAGTCCTCTGTCGTACTTGTCCCAGACCTTTCCTTGCTGAACAGGGTCATGTTCTCTACTGCACTCCAGTAAAATCTCTCTCTGCATCTGCAGCTCAGCACATTGCTTAGTTGTTCCTTTAGGACTATCAGATCCTTGGTGGAGAAGGGAAGGTTTGGTTTTGATCTCCACATATTCGTTTGAGACAACTGGCTGTGAAATCCCCCTTTCACGCCTTAAATTCACTTCCCTCTCTATAGCCTGCCGGATCTCCTTTTCAATTGGAGTTTCTTGATTTGATTTTGGAGACACCAGTGTGTCAGTGGCTGTTAAACTTGTATCATCATAGGTAGATCTGCAACTGGAATCATCCAAACCAGAATCTTCCGAGGAAGGACTGAAGAGAGTTTGCTGGTGGTCATTTTTCCCTAAAGTCTCACCCATCATTATATCAAAACTTCCTACCCCCACATCTTTTACTTGTCGTTTGTGTGCCTCTCTGTTCTCTTGACCTGTCACTGGTTTTTCAATGTTTCTAACAGGAGTGTGCATGAAGCtatgacctgcctggcacttacTCTGCTTGACTGGAGAATTGCAGCTCTGGCATTTTGTCAACTCCTCCATCTTCAACCACTGTTTACGTGCAACTATAAAATCAACATGTTCCATGTCTACGTTTTCATTTTGTGACTCTTCAATTACACAGTAGTCTTTGGGAATCTTCTTGGTAGGATCATGTGAATTGGTGTGTGATGGGTGTGGATTTTGCTTTAAGGTTTTGCTTGGGTCTTCCTTGACTTTTATAGTGTTGTCCTCAGATAGCTCATCCTGGTGAAGGTCTAACAGTGAAGAAGAATCGGTTAAATCTTCCTCTGTTTGAAAAACATGTTCACTTTTGCCTTCAAACTCATTGTcaacatttacattgtttttctcaGTGGTTGGGGCTTCTCTCTGAGTCTCTTCATTTATTTCCTCTGGGCTTGGTCCATCACTCTCTGGCTCCTCAACAGATTCTTCTGTAGTTTTCACCTGGATATTTGTGCCTAAGAACAAATCCTCATTTTCTTTATTAACAGTAGAAGTGAAAATGCTCCTCCATTTGTCATCAATCTCGCTGTCTGAAGACACAGCAGCTATTTCTTCCTGTAAACTGGCAATTAGTTCAGAGGCTTCGACTTCTTCAGTAGACACATCAGAAAGTGCTTCCTCTTTTATACTGTGCTCTAAATCTGAGTCCTCCATTtcttcaaacaaatcattttccaGGATGGTGCTCTGCTCCACAGGTTCCTTTACTTCCTTAACATGACAATCTGAAGATACTGTCATAATGTTATCTAACTGGCCTTGATGACCTGGTTCTTGTTCTGTGTGTCTGATTTCAGTTTCACAAATGCTGCCAGCACTGGAagtggtgtcacacactgagaaAGCGACAGACTCTATTTGATGAAGCTCTTCTAAATCCACGTCTGCATGCAAAGCCTCCTCTTGAAGGGTCATTTCTGTTATTTTCCTGCTTTTGTGTTCTTCTGTTGCGGTTTCAACTTCTGTTTCTTCGATGGTTTTCTTTATTCCTGCGTGGAAACTAACATCTTTGCTTTCtctatacaggttttttttttcaagcttttctGTTTCTACAGAATCCATTTTACAGTCACTTTCAGTTGCCATTTCCGATAGCTGGCTAGTCTCCATGGTTACGTGGCAGAGTGGtatttgtgttctttttctttcagattctGAGTAATGCTGCCGTCACTTCTCAGTTTATTTCTATCTGTCCTTTTCACTCCAAATGTCCCTCTctaaaaaacaagttaaaacaacaaaaaaagtatttacactTGCATTTAATCACACACTTAATGATCACTGAAGCCATTATTAAACAGCATCCTGCAAACATCCTAGGCTTTTCCTCTGCATCTAGTGACCAACTTATTACACAGCTCCTTTAGTTACATCATACCCCTCAGCTTAACTCAGCTTCCTTACATTACGTGTAGTTTAAGCATTTTAAACCAAACTATAGGGTGtcaaataacatacctgtatattTAATGTAGAGGCTCCTGTAAACCTGGAATATCCTTTACATTAAGCCAATGGCTTACAGTTCACACAAAAGCTGCTGAATGTACAGCAGCTGTTCAGAAATTACCATCATCCCTTCTCTGTGAAAAATGAATATCTGTGATGCCAAGAGAGCACTTTAATGTATTCACTGAACTTCTCTTCTCCTGGTGCTGTAGAGGTGGGAGTATAAGCATACCACATTGAAATGCTGTCTGTGAAATGCAGTTTAAAGGATGCACAAAACTGTTAATCATGCTAAATGTTTTGGAAGCTAAAAGTTTCCATGCATTTCATGCGAACAATATCACTGATCTGTCTTTGAGCCTTCAGGGATAAAAGTGATTACATTGATttgaatatactttttttttaatacaagacaGCCGTGTTCAAAGTAAGGAAATTAAGTTAGGAAATTGGATATAAGGAGTGATGCATCTGTTGTTTGTTGATAAGAAATGTGGGACTTACAAACAGAATGGAGTCTCAGTGGTCAGTAACAAAATGTACCAACAAAAGAATTCAATCAGCTGCCTCTGTATTTTAGTTTGCAATTTTCAAGCCGCTTGTATGCCTGTGATGGTTAAACATTGAGGCCTTGTTTAGTTCAAAtcaaattatgttttgtattatttcttacTTTTCTACACTGGTGGCAAACAGAATCCAACAGTGTTGAAAAGTGGCTTGGCCATCACAAAACCCTCTGAACTCTGAACCCTCCTGTAAATATCCTgcttcgcccccccccccccccccccccccctccccccaaaaaaatatatatagtccCAGAGAGTGTTCCAGTATTACCAGTGAAGTTTTGAAATTATGAGTTCAATCCATACAGtctttgaaaataattacagtttCTGTGAAAATCGTCTTTAGATTTAGATCAATCTGAATGCAAACTTCCCTCTCTTAAAGTTTGGTCTATGTCCTTGCCCAAACAATTATAacagtacaggttttttttttttttttctttttttttttttttacactaactAGCTTAACTGCAAAAAGTAGGTCATGCATAGTTAAGCAGAAATGAAATCCAACAGAatgaaattgtaaataaaaaaatactacaggATTAATATTGTACCCAGCAGCGTTGTAATTCTGGCCCAGCAATGCACACAAGCTGGCTCACCATTAATATGGACAGGGTTTAAGCTCTCACTGGTCAGGCAGTCATCCTGCTGCTGGCTGACTATGAATGTATTATATAGTGCTCCTCAGGACAGGAAGAATGAGTTACCAGATGATAACCCTTCTGCATGTCTTATTTAGATTTTCTGTTTGCTTTAAGGAATGCCAAAAGCATATTCACTTTTTTCATAATCCCCTCTCAATTATTTAGTTTGTCACCCAGAAGCAACATGAtgcattataataaaacagtacacTATGTTCTGCTTATCACGCTCAAGTGTCTCAAACAGGATTTTGAGTCTCAGCCTATTGGCCTTGTTAAAATAACTTTAGCCTActgcatatttaaaattataaaaaaaaaggtttccatagGTTCTTGGTCCCACCTATTTTTATTGTGATGGTTATTGGATGCACTGGTTAAATAGATTCTCAACAGTCACACCAACACTGTTGATCCAAATTTTGGGATCAAATTAAAATGAGTTGCTTTGGCATGCAGTAGATGAGAGCGTAACAGATTATTTCACCTGCCTGCTTAAGAACAGAAGCCAGTCATAAGACCGAATGCCTGAAGCCTCATCCGATCAGCAGCTTCTTTGAGTTTGACTGAGCTCCTTATCTGGCAATGACAGCACACTCTAAATTAGTCGGTTCTTCgcaagattttttgttttttcagtccaAAGTCTTCGTAATTCCTGCCGCTGGTTTATCCTGGTCTTAGACAGAAGGTGCTGCACTTAAACTGAAAACAAGGCTTCAAGAGTCCCTTTACTTAACAAGTCAAGTTGTTGTCAACACTCTCAAACTAATCAAATTGCCAGTAAGAAATTAATAAACGTGTGTTCCAAATCCCAACACTTGACGGTTCCCTAATCAGGAAAAAATAATGAAGACACTAGCCTTTTACTGAAACAATTAAGCAGTCTACAGTGTTTCCAGTCCAACTAATTAAACATTGCCCAGCTGCCCAGGTCTACATAAAGTTTCAATGTAAAGCACTATCACTGAAGTTAGTACCAGGATTTGTTTTATGTGCATCATGCTGATTATATAAGATCCTGTCTGTGCGTTGCAGCACAGCAGAAAGATTATTTTCCACCTAGAACACCTGGGGTATACAGCGCTGGTTGAAAATGGTGTTAAACTGAATtcagcaatattttattcaatgcATAGTGCTatgttcattaaaataataaatcttctGCCAAGATCTAACACTTTATCCACCACATATTCATCTGGTGTCCTATTTAGCCTAACTAATGAGGGAAGCCATTCATGTAGCACAAATGATTCTCTGAAGCTCAATTAACTTTGGTGATGTAACAGTTCATTCCAGAGTTAAGATCAACTTATTGTCAGTACGTTACCCCCTCTAAAGCGACACACCAGTGCTAGCCAAGCTCATAGGCATGAATTGTTTTACGCTGCTCAGCCAAATGCAAATCCTAGTTGCTGGGGTTTTCTGAAAAAAGTGCAAACATTGTGACTACAAAACCCCATGCTGCAATCACACATTCATCACAGAGACAAGCGGAAAATAAAATAGTTCCCATCAAAATCTTTTAAACTGCTGCACAAAACTACTAGAAAATGAGAGAAGATACCTTTCCTTTACTCCTTATAGGTTCTTTGCTGTACATTATTTTCCTCATTTCTAATACATCATTTTGTAGAACACTTCACTGGATTGACAACACCATGCCATTTTTTTCCCATTGTTTTGTTTAGAGTAGaaaacactttattttctttttttaaacagtccttgATGCaaggtaattttttaaaataaaaataaataaagcttcgGTACCTGCACAACACTGCGTCTCTTGCAAAGCTCTGAGTATTCAGTTAGCTCAGTTCAGATGTTGTTTCTGTTCCCTGTACTGCCTCAGCCTGCGACTGTGTCACAGTTGATAATGATTCACCCTTTGATCAAACAAAAACACGGACAGTGATGTCATCCTGATGCCCTCGCCAAGTTACAGAATTCCACCAAACCAGAACTTAACCCTCTGGGACCAGAAGATGGAACAGAGATAAAAGAAAGATGAAATATAACATCAACACCAGGTGACCAGATCCACTTCTTCACCGGCATAATGGCAACAATGATAAATTGccctgataaaaaaataaatacaatgtatgtaAGTGTAGGATCTTTAGTTGAACCAAAAAGCGCCCTACAAATGCAGCTAGGCTGTAATACTGCATTTATACGCCAGGTCCTTCTACTGTCCAAATGTTCCTGACCTTTGAACTCAGGTCTCCAcactatttctcttttttttcaggaCAGCAGGTGAGTAAAATTAgactttttattgttcattacacTGTCCATTCAGAAGCAGACACCTGTCATTAATGCATATCCTATTCCTGTTGGCAACTATATTAATTAGCAAAAATGTTTATgtcaaccacaacaacaacatttgaaCGAACTACAGAGTGGGTTATGAATGCTGCTCAAAAGCTAAATACATTCTTCCTGGCTGCAATCTAATTACCCTGAATTCTTTAGCTGTGTACGACACATGCAAACTGGAAGATTCCCTCACTTACTTAGTTAATTAAAATACTAGGAAATATTCACCTACAACTTCCCAAAATAgttcaggaaaaaaacaaaacatataatttagcatttttttttctaaaggaacTATGTTGAAATGCTAAAATGACAGCAGACTTcttgtataatatatacagtgttaaTCACTCAAGAAAATGTTTTCTACACAAGTTTGTGAGATAAATGAAATCTGTTAGCTGCACCAGGCACTGTGAAAAACATGACAGAGCATTTTACAATTACCTACCAGAAATGTTATACAGATCAGTCAGAAAGAAATCATCTCAATCCAACTTACCCGTATTGTGTGTGTCAAATAGACTGTGCTGAATACGTGCTGTAAATAGGGCTTTGCTGTTGAATCTATCGACCCATAGGGAATGCCTGAACTGAACTCGAAAAGACAAGATAGCTATTGGCATGCACCTTTTCATCATCACACAAGCAACAATCTCAATGTTGCCCTGAAGCACGCCTGTCTTATTAAACAGACACACTGCATGCATATGCACTGACAACACTTCCAGTGTAGGAAGAGCCTCCATCTAACCCTCCAGCCCTAAAAGCTTTCAGCCAGCCTATTGAGTTTTCATCTCCTCTCTCAGTATGGCCCACATGCTTTTAGTACAGAGTCAATACGCACCCAAGGTCAAAGATCTGTTCAGAAATGGTGAAATTTAGTTTCAACAGGCCCACAGTAATTATTATGCATGCAGCATGATTAATTCTAGACAACATAATACCTTAATGTAAAGGACAGTTCTACAAGTGATAAAATAATCTCCTAGCGCTGTTGTTATGGAAATATGTAAATTTGATTTCACACTCAATGAAATGGCAGTAACAGATTCATTGTTATGaggaaaacatttatataaacagGAGCCAAACATGTTGGAACTATTAACAGTACCAAGGAAAAGATATGGTACAAGAACATGTGTACAATATTAGTAAATAGATCAGCCATTACATGCTCTTCTTTCTGACAATCAGGAGGTTACACTCGATTGCCATAGGAGTGGGCAAAGTTGACCCTTCCTATACAGGTCATAGTTCCAACCATGCTCTAAATTGTTTCATTGAACAAACTAAACCTCCATTCAGGTCCTAAAGCAGTTTATTTCTAGTATACTTGAATAACCCGTCCCTAGAATTGAGAATGCAAGGTTAACTCATAAAATAGTCTGAAAACAATATCCTTACAGATTTATGAAAACAGCTATAGATAACTCTATAGATACTAGCTTACGGAGTTACATAGTTAAACTGtaaacatctgtttttattatcattCTTACACTATCTACAGCATGTATTATAATGCATTGCAGCAGTACTGCaggatattttaaaaaggtttgttCCTGCAAACCTGCACTGCGGTTGGAGATGTAACTGTAACAAACTACCTGAATACTGTTGAT contains:
- the LOC121330566 gene encoding mitotic interactor and substrate of PLK1-like, whose product is METSQLSEMATESDCKMDSVETEKLEKKNLYRESKDVSFHAGIKKTIEETEVETATEEHKSRKITEMTLQEEALHADVDLEELHQIESVAFSVCDTTSSAGSICETEIRHTEQEPGHQGQLDNIMTVSSDCHVKEVKEPVEQSTILENDLFEEMEDSDLEHSIKEEALSDVSTEEVEASELIASLQEEIAAVSSDSEIDDKWRSIFTSTVNKENEDLFLGTNIQVKTTEESVEEPESDGPSPEEINEETQREAPTTEKNNVNVDNEFEGKSEHVFQTEEDLTDSSSLLDLHQDELSEDNTIKVKEDPSKTLKQNPHPSHTNSHDPTKKIPKDYCVIEESQNENVDMEHVDFIVARKQWLKMEELTKCQSCNSPVKQSKCQAGHSFMHTPVRNIEKPVTGQENREAHKRQVKDVGVGSFDIMMGETLGKNDHQQTLFSPSSEDSGLDDSSCRSTYDDTSLTATDTLVSPKSNQETPIEKEIRQAIEREVNLRRERGISQPVVSNEYVEIKTKPSLLHQGSDSPKGTTKQCAELQMQREILLECSREHDPVQQGKVWDKYDRGLSQEIDEKRKINQTQDQCKMQRSLSRGPLYHELSAENVIILEHDSFLSPARQCGKDHPVSPVRKKQNEWPPETASVIILETSNLIIRSASEFCLSAAQDSQENTIHSNPFFKLRSRSSLSLVDQEIKIATQREEELQRQRASLYSNEKTGYSTALASPNLLDPFSFDKAEMPLRCRSSPSSPMKSSFKNMDQSPLRCDRKFLEAAAGSRRKSEMALRWEAGIFTNNE